A single genomic interval of Xyrauchen texanus isolate HMW12.3.18 chromosome 40, RBS_HiC_50CHRs, whole genome shotgun sequence harbors:
- the LOC127633901 gene encoding glycerol-3-phosphate acyltransferase 1, mitochondrial-like — protein sequence MDVRMVLGEPDNVLQANNPPDAGSGYLKHPSEEQDRSSSPSVFHSVTNTRKEGLLNRKRPFVGRCCHSCTPLSQERLFNPSIPSLGLRNVIYINETHTRHRGWLARRLSYMLFVLERDVQKDMFARNVVENVLKNSKVESAIVEVAAEDGHTDDESGADPKAASKVRRKARGFLQEMVANISPAFIRLTGWVLLKLFNGFFWSIQIHKGQLEMVKKAASEYNAPLVFLPVHKSHIDYLLITFILFCHNIKAPHIAAGNNLNIPILSTLIRKLGGFFIRRKLDETSDGKKDVLYRSLLHAYTEELLQQQQFLEVYLEGTRSRSGKPSPAHAGMLSIVVDTLCISSIPDVLIVPVGISYDRIIEGNYNSEQLGKPKKNESLWGVVCGVFRMLRKNYGCVRVDFTQPFSLKEYLDMQRCRHLQPNITLEQILLPTIIAAQPDQAVFNGEDGDNLNSRDLSDEPWRRQVIANLAKHVLFTASKSSAIMSTHIVACLLLYRHRQGVLLSKLVEDFFNMKEEILSRDFDLGFSGNSEDVVMHALSLLGNCVNVTSTNKNTEFIIAPSNTVPALFELNFYSNGLFHVFIADAIIACSTLTLLREQAAVTSESEQNSSSTLLSQERLIRRAAGLSHFLSNEVALALPCQTLYQVFHDAITRLIEYGVLIVAEDDQEELSPSEEPWPKKFPEALSWRSDEEDEDSDFGDEQRDRYIKVSASAEHQEFFTFLQKIVTPVLEAYSGAAIFIHSLSSSMSEREYTQKLFKYLLTRTERGVAAYGESATHYLVKNTVKTFKELGVLKERREGSVCYLELSSAFLPQANRNKLLQYILGFSLL from the exons ATGGATGTCCGAATGGTGCTGGGCGAGCCGGATAATGTTCTCCAGGCCAATAATCCTCCCGATGCAGGAAGTGGCTATTTGAAGCATCCCAGTGAGGAGCAG GACAGAAGCTCCAGCCCATCTGTCTTTCATTCTGTGACCAACACACGGAAGGAGGGTCTTTTAAATCGAAAGAGACCTTTTGTTGGAAGGTGCTGTCACTCTTGCACACCCCTGAGTCAG GAAAGGCTCTTCAATCCCAGCATCCCCTCACTTGGGCTCCGTAACGTGATTTACATCAATGAAACGCACACAAG ACACAGAGGTTGGCTAGCAAGGAGACTGAGCTATATGCTGTTTGTCTTGGAGAGGGATGTCCAGAAGGACATGTTCGCTCGCAACGTGGTGGAGAACGTGCTCAAAAACAGCAA GGTTGAAAGCGCTATTGTGGAAGTAGCGGCAGAGGATGGTCATACAGATGACGAATCTGGAGCGGATCCCAAAGCTGCCAGTAAAGTCAGACGGAAGGCCAGAGGATTCCTACAAGAAATGGTGGCCAATATCTCACCTGCCTTTATCAG ATTAACAGGATGGGTATTGTTGAAACTATTTAATGGCTTCTTCTGGAGCATTCAGATTCATAAAGGTCAACTTGAGATGGTCAAGAAAGCTGCATCTGAG TACAATGCTCCTCTGGTCTTCCTTCCTGTTCACAAGTCCCACATAGACTACCTGCTCATCACCTTCATCCTCTTCTGCCACAACATCAAAGCCCCTCACATCGCCGCTGGCAACAACCTCAACATCCCCATCTTAAG CACACTGATTCGCAAACTTGGAGGATTCTTCATTCGGCGTAAACTGGATGAGACCTCTGATGGAAAGAAAGATGTATTATACAGATCGCTGTTACATGCA tacACGGAAGAATTGTTGCAGCAGCAGCAGTTTCTGGAGGTGTATTTAGAGGGCACGCGCTCTCGCAGTGGAAAGCCGTCTCCAGCACATGCGGGCATGCTGTCCATTGTGGTAGACACACTTTGTATCAGTAGCATCCCAGATGTTCTCATCGTGCCTGTTGGGATCTCATATGACCGCATTATTGAGGGAAACTACAATAGTGAACAGCTG GGAAAACCTAAGAAAAATGAAAGTCTGTGGGGTGTGGTCTGCGGTGTGTTCAGAATGCTCAGGAAGAACTATGGCTGTGTTCGTGTGGATTTCACTCAGCCCTTCTCTCTTAAG GAATACCTGGACATGCAACGATGTCGGCATCTCCAACCCAACATCACACTGGAGCAGATCCTACTCCCTACCATCATCGCTGCACA GCCTGATCAGGCTGTGTTTAACGGAGAAGATGGAGATAATCTCAATTCTAGAGACCTTTCAGATGAGCCCTGGAGGAGGCAGGTCATTGCTAACCTGGCCAAGCACGTGCTTTTCA CTGCCAGTAAGTCATCAGCAATCATGTCAACTCATATCGTGGCCTGCCTCCTCCTGTATCGACACAGGCAG GGTGTGCTTCTGTCTAAATTGGTGGAGGATTTCTTCAATATGAAGGAAGAGATCTTATCACGGGACTTCGACCTGGGCTTTTCTGGGAACTCGGAAGACGTGGTCATGCATGCACTCAGCCTTTTGGGAAACTGTGTGAATGTCACCAGCACCAACAAAAACACAGAGTTCATCATCGCCCCCAGCAACACTGTGCCCGCACTCTTTGAGCTCAATTTCTACAGCAATGGCCTTTTCCACGTTTTCATTGCCGATGCAATTATAG CATGTAGCACACTGACCCTGTTGAGAGAGCAAGCTGCAGTAACTTCAGAGAGTGAGCAGAATTCTTCCTCGACGCTGCTCAGCCAAGAGAGACTGATCCGCAGAGCTGCAGGCCTCTCCCACTTCCTGTCCAATGAGGTGGCATTGGCACTG CCGTGTCAGACTTTGTATCAGGTCTTCCATGATGCCATCACCAGATTAATCGAATATGGCGTGCTGATTGTGGCTGAG GATGACCAGGAGGAGTTAAGTCCATCTGAGGAACCTTGGCCCAAAAAGTTTCCTGAGGCTCTTTCCTGGCGAAGCGATGAGGAGGATGAAGACAGTGATTTTGGAGATGAACAGAGAGACCGGTATATAAAG gtGAGCGCATCTGCTGAGCACCAGGAATTTTTTACTTTCCTGCAAAAGATTGTCACCCCTGTGTTAGAAGCCTACAGTGGTGCAGCTATCTTTATACACAGCCTGAGTTCATCCATGTCTGAAAGAGAGTACACCCAGAAGCTTTTCAAATATCTGCTAACACGCACAGAGAGAGGAGTGGCTGCATATG gaGAGAGTGCCACACACTACCTCGTAAAGAATACAGTGAAAACATTTAAAGAGCTGGGG GTGCTTAAAGAAAGACGAGAGGGTTCTGTGTGTTATCTGGAGCTGAGCAGTGCTTTCTTACCTCAGGCCAACAGGAACAAACTCCTGCAGTACATTCTGGGTTTCAGCCTACTGTGA